Below is a genomic region from Chromatiaceae bacterium.
GCCGGTGTTCATTCACGTCCCTGTGAGCCACCGTTGAACAGGCGCGTGGCGTGTCACCCGCCTGCGCCAGCGTGCGTTCGATCAGGCGCTTTCGTACAAGCGGGTCAGCACGAACTCGCGATGACCGAGTGCCTCGGCCGCGGTCAGACGACCGTTCGCGGTGCGGAACATCGACTCCAGCAACGCATCACCGGCCTCATCGGGTGTCATCTCGCGACGCAACAGTCCCGACACGTCGACGTCGACATGTTCGGCCATGGTCCGCACGGTTCTCGGATTCGCACAGATCTTGATCACCGGGACGATCGGATTGCCGATGATGTTGCCCTGTCCGGTAGGAAACATGTGCACGACATAGCCTGCAGCGCCGCACAGCGTGACCATCTCCGCCGCCGCAGATGACGAATCCATGAACCAGAGTCCGGGCCCTGTCGGCGCCTCGGCCTTGTCCAGCACGCCGTCGACCAGACACTGTTTGCCGATCTTCTGAATGTTGCCCAGCGCCTTCTCCTCGATGGTCGTCAGGCCACCGGCGATGTTGCCCTTGGTCGGCTGGGATTCCGAGAGATCATTGGTCTTGAAGCGGTTGATCATGTCCTGGTAGCGATTGAACATGAACATGAAACGGTCACGCACCGAGTCGTCTCGACAACGCGCGGCCACCAGGTGCTCGCCACCGGTGATCTCCGACGTCTCGCCGAATAGCAGCGTCGTGCCGTGCGGGTACAGCTTGTCGAACGCGTTGCCGACAGTCGGGTTCGCGCCGCAACCGGAGGTGGTATCCGATTCACCGCACTTCGTTGAAACCCAGAGTTCTTTCAACGGCGCCTCCTCGCGACGCTGCTCGGATGCGGATTGCACGAACTCCTTGGCCGCACGCGAGGCGCGCATGATGGTCTCGTGATCGCCGTGCAGTTCGATGCCGAAGCCCGCGACCTTCTTGCCGGTCGCCGCAATGCCGTCGACCACGCGCTGCGTCCAGCCCTCTTCGATGCCGATCACGACCACCGCCGCCACGTTCGGATTCGCGCCGGTGCCGATCAACGTGCGGAAATGCAGATCCAGGTCCTCTCCGAACTGTAGCCGGCCATAGGGATGTGGCAATGCCATCGTTCCCTTGATGTTGTTCGCGACCGCCTCGCAGGCTGCGTTCGACAGGTCGTCCACAGGCAGGATGATCACGTGGTTACGCACCCCGTAGCGGCCGTTCTCACGCCGATAACCCCAGAACGTGGCGTTGTTAAGGTCTAAAGCCATGGACTTCTCTCCAACTCTTGAAAATTAAAGCTGACCGTCAGGTGCGACCGCTCATCACCAGCGCTTGGTCTTGATGTTGTGGACGTGCGCGTGTTCGCCCACGCCGATATCGGCGACCGCGCGACCGATGTCGACCCCGTACTTGATGACGGTATCGCCCTCTTTCATCGGCTTTATCGCCAGCTTGTGCCCGATGGGGATATCGCTGGCCGCTTTGAATTTGATCTCTTTGTCCTGGTCCATGATCCAGCCGGTCAGGTCGGCACCGGCCTGTACCCCTTCAACGACGACGACGCCGACGCTGTCGCCCTCATCGTGCACTACGAAATCGATCATGCGTCCTCCGGATAGCGTGGGACGACCGCCCCACTGCGGCCGAAAATATGCGGAAAATCTAGTAGCGCACCCGGGCCATGTCAAGCATCTTTGATAACTCTTATATAAGAGCTACGATTTAGTTGCCCGGACGTTGGACAGCGCTTTTCTCCGCGGGCAAAATCGGCGACCTTCGCGGTCGGGAGGGATAGATTGAACAGCGTTTCCATTCATCGTGGCGGTCCGCTGTACGCACAGGTCAGGGAGATCCTCACGCAGAGGATTACCGAGGGCGAATGGCAGCCCGGTGACCTGCTGCCGAGCGAGCAGCAGCTGGCCCGACAGCTGAACGTCAGCCAGGGCACGGTACGCAAGGCAATGAACGACCTGGTTGCGATCAATGTCCTGGTCCGCCAACAGGGCAAAGGGACGTTCGTCGCCAGCCACGATGCACAGCGCGTGCTGTTCCACTTCTTCCATATCGCCGCAAACGACGGCAGCAAGGTCCTGCCGACCAGCAGTGTGTTGTCATGGTCGCGGCGACGCGCGAGCAAACGCGAGGCGCAGGCGCTGAAACTGCCGGCCGGCGCCCGGGTGATCCAGATCGAGCGTATCAGGGACCTGGGGGGCAAGCCGACCATCGTCGAGACCATCGTGGTGCCGACCGCGCTGTTTCCCGACCTGGTACAACCGGACGAACATCTGCCCAATACGCTGTATCAGCTTTATCAGCACAGGTACGGCGTGACGATACATCGCGCCGAGGAAAAGCTGCGCGCCGTGGCTGCCGGAGAGCGCGAGGCGCAACTGTTGAACGTCGAGGTCGGCACCCCGTTGTTGGAGATCGAACGCCTGGCGCTGACCCTTCCCGGAAATCCTGTGGAACTGCGCATCAGCCGCTGCGATACCCGCGAGCACTACTACGACAGTACCCTCGCCTAGCCCCGACGTTGCATGAGCGCGGACGCCATGTCGTGGCGGTACGCCTTGTACTCGGCCGGTACCGCCCCCATCTGTTGACGACAACCCCTGGTCAAGCCGCCGCCCCGGCGACCCTCGACCGCCACATCCCAGTCGGATCCACGAATAATGAGCGAAACGGACGACAACATAGAGGTCATCGAGGCCGCCAAACCCCTGGCCCGCTCCGACGAGGTCCTGCCCAACGTGATCCATCTGTTGCCGGTGGCGACGCGCCCATTCTTCCCCGGCCAGGGCGTGCCGCTGGTGATCGACGCCGCGCATTGGCGCGCCACCCTGGAGGCGGCACATGAGGCGGGGCACAACCTGATCGGTATCGTGCTCACCCGTAACGACGATGCCGAACAGGCAGCGACGCAGGACCTGCATCGCGTCGGCACCGTCGGGCGCATTCACCGTGTCCAGGCGACCAATGGCAACGCCCAGGTCCTTGTGGAATGTATCCAGCGTTTCGAGATCGCGAAGATCCTGTCCGGCGAGGCGCCGTTCACGGCGCGCGTCGAGTACCGGCGCGAACCGGCCGGCAAACCCGATCCGGACCTGAAGCCCTACTCGATAGCCCTGATCAACATCATCAAGGAGCTGCTGCCGCTCAACCCGCTGTACCAGGAAGAGCTGCGCATGTTCCTCGATCGGTTCGGACCCGACGATCCCTCGCACCTCGCGGATTTTGCCGCCAGCCTGACGACCTCCGACAAGGAGGAGTTGCAGGAGGTACTCGAAACCTACCCCCTGCTGCCGCGCATGGAAAAGGTGCTCGATCTGTTGCACCGCGAGCTGGACCTCGCGAAGGCGCAGCAGAAGATCCGCAGCGCGGTCGAGGACCGCATGCAGGCGCAGCAGCGCGAGTTCTTCCTGCGTGAGCAGCTCAAGGCGATCCAGCAGGAACTCGGCATCTCGAAAGACGACCGTACCGCCGAGATCGACACCTTCCGCGAACGGCTCGTGTCGCTGCAGCTGACCGACGAGGCCAGCGCGCGGGTCGAGGAAGAGATGGCCAAACTGGCGATGCTCGAAACGGGTTCGCCGGAATTCGCGGTGACGCGCAACTATCTCGACTGGATCACGCTGCTGCCCTGGGGCCGGCACTCCGCGGACCAGCTCGACCTGGAGCGCGCACGCAAGGTGCTGGACCGCGACCACTACGGGCTCGAGGACGTCAAGCGGCGCATCCTCGAATTCCTCGCGGTCGGCATCATGAAGGGCGAGATCAGCGGATCCATCATCCTGCTGGTCGGCCCACCCGGCGTGGGCAAGACCTCGATCGGCCGCTCGATCGCCGATGCACTCGGTCGACAATTCTACCGGTTCTCGGTCGGCGGCATGCGTGACGAGGCCGAGATCAAGGGTCACCGCCGTACCTACATCGGCGCCATGCCGGGCAAGTTCGTCCAGGCGATGAAGAGCGCCGGGACCCAGAACCCGGTGATCATGCTCGACGAGATCGACAAGATCGGCGCCAGTTACCACGGTGACCCGGCCTCGGCCCTGCTCGAGGTGCTCGACCCCGAACAGAATGTCGACTTCATGGATCACTACCTGGATCTGCGCTTCGATCTGTCGAAGGTGCTGTTCGTCGCCACCGCCAACCAGCTGGACACGATCCCCGCACCGCTGCTCGACCGCATGGAGGTGATCCAGCTGTCCGGCTATATCGCCGAGGAGAAGCTGCAGATCGCCCGGCAGTATCTGCTGCCGCGCCAGATCAGCCGCGCCGGCTTGAAACCGGCGGACCTCAGACTCTCGGCAGCGACGCTGCGTGCGATCATCGACAGCTACGCGCGCGACGCCGGGGTGCGGCGTCTCGAGAAGCAGCTGGGCAAGATTGCACGCAAGGCCGTCGTGAAGGTACTCGACGGAGCCGCGACGCCGATCGAGGTAAGCAAGGAAGATCTGCAGACCTACCTCGGACCCGCGGTTTTTCGCGACGAACGCACCCTGCGGGGACCCGGTGTCGTAACGGGCCTGGCGTGGACCGCGATGGGCGGCGCAACCCTGAGTATCGAGGCGGCAAGGGCGCACGGATTCAACCGCGGATTCAAGCTCACCGGCCAGCTCGGCGATGTCATGCGCGAATCGGCCGAGATCGCTTACAGCTATGTGGTGGGCCATGCCCGCCAACTCGGCGCCGACCCGGCCTTCTTCCGGGAAGCCTTCGTCCATCTGCACGTACCGGCCGGTGCGACGCCGAAGGACGGTCCGTCCGCCGGGATCACGATGGCCTCGGCACTGCTGTCGCTGGCGCTCGACAAACCGGTACGCAAGATCGCGATGACCGGCGAGATCACGCTGACCGGCGAGGTGTTTCCGGTCGGTGGTATCCGCGAGAAGGTGATCGCCGCGAAACGCGCCGGCCTACGCCAACTGATCCTGCCGGAAGACAACCGCGGTGACTACGATGAGATCCCGGCATACATCCGCAAGGGGCTGACCGTGCACTTCGCCAGCACCTTCAACGAGGTCGCGCCCCTGTTGTTCGGCAAAGGCTGAGCGGCCAACCCGGTCCGATACCCGGCGATGCCTTTGACGGATCAGCCCGTGGCGGGACCCAGAAATGCCTTGATGCCAACCAGTATCATGTTGACCGCGACCAGATTGAGCAGTAGCCCCATGAACTTTTCCAATGCCCTTATCCCGCGCTGTCCGAGATAGTCGCTGATTCGCCGGCCGAGCAGCAGGATCACTGCGGTGACGAAGCACACCGCAAACAGCGCCAACAACAGGTTCACCGCACCGGTCTGTTGCTGGCCGTGCAGCACCATCACCGTGGTGATCGCCGAAGGGCCCGCGAGCGCCGGTACCGCGATCGGCACCAACACCGGATCGTCACGATAGTTGTCTTCGAAGATGGCCGCAGCCGACCGAAAGATCATCTTCAACGAGATCAGAAAAAGGATCACGCCGCCGGCCACGGTCAACGAGGCACGCTCCACGTTGAGGTAATGCAGGATGTATTCGCCGGCGAAAGCAAAACCGGCGAGTATCAGCATCGCCAGGGCGGTCTCGCGGAGGATCAGCCGGCGGTAACGCGCCCCCGAGATCCCGTTGGTCACGGCCAGCACGAACGGAAGATTGCCGAACGGGTCGATCACCAGCATCAGCAGGATGGCGTTTTCGATCATCGATGTCCGGGAGTCACTGCGGTTTCCAGCGCACAACCAGCGTAACACCGGGGCAAGCGGCGCGACAGTGATCGGGTGGCGCGGGCGTCTCCTTGCCGGGCGCCGACGCTGGATCGCATTGACGTGTCGCGACGCTTCGCCCTAGGCTCGACGCATCGGCTGGCACCTTGCACCTGTACAGGACACCGACCCGATGCAATCCGGTGTCGGCAGGCAGTTGCGGACGATCCAACCCTGTCGCAGGGGCCCGTGCCGCACGACGAATTACGCGAGACGATCATCAGACCAGGTGCACACTCAGGCATGCATGCCATCGGATCACCAAAGGTCGCCACAGTGGGCGCATCCGCCGGCCGTAGCCGGCCCGGGACCCGGCTCGCCGGCGCACTTTTCCTGGCAGTGCTGTTGGCGCTCTGTGCTGGGACGGCCGGCGCAGAGACGCCTACCGAGGTCGACCTGGCGTCGGGTTTTACAATGCAGGTGCTGCAGTTTCCGGCACGCCACGAACGCCTGCTGATATGGATCCCGTCGAAATACGGCATCCGCGACGGCAACATCCCGTTCGCGCAATCGGTGCAGCGGCAGGGCATCGACTACTGGCTGGTCGATCTGCACGGTTCCTACATGGCACCCACCGGTCGCTATGCGTACGCCGAGTTCGAACCGGGCCACATCAAGGAGCTGATCGATTACGCCGTCCGGCAGGGCTGGAAAGACATC
It encodes:
- a CDS encoding UxaA family hydrolase, translated to MALDLNNATFWGYRRENGRYGVRNHVIILPVDDLSNAACEAVANNIKGTMALPHPYGRLQFGEDLDLHFRTLIGTGANPNVAAVVVIGIEEGWTQRVVDGIAATGKKVAGFGIELHGDHETIMRASRAAKEFVQSASEQRREEAPLKELWVSTKCGESDTTSGCGANPTVGNAFDKLYPHGTTLLFGETSEITGGEHLVAARCRDDSVRDRFMFMFNRYQDMINRFKTNDLSESQPTKGNIAGGLTTIEEKALGNIQKIGKQCLVDGVLDKAEAPTGPGLWFMDSSSAAAEMVTLCGAAGYVVHMFPTGQGNIIGNPIVPVIKICANPRTVRTMAEHVDVDVSGLLRREMTPDEAGDALLESMFRTANGRLTAAEALGHREFVLTRLYESA
- a CDS encoding UxaA family hydrolase — its product is MIDFVVHDEGDSVGVVVVEGVQAGADLTGWIMDQDKEIKFKAASDIPIGHKLAIKPMKEGDTVIKYGVDIGRAVADIGVGEHAHVHNIKTKRW
- a CDS encoding GntR family transcriptional regulator: MNSVSIHRGGPLYAQVREILTQRITEGEWQPGDLLPSEQQLARQLNVSQGTVRKAMNDLVAINVLVRQQGKGTFVASHDAQRVLFHFFHIAANDGSKVLPTSSVLSWSRRRASKREAQALKLPAGARVIQIERIRDLGGKPTIVETIVVPTALFPDLVQPDEHLPNTLYQLYQHRYGVTIHRAEEKLRAVAAGEREAQLLNVEVGTPLLEIERLALTLPGNPVELRISRCDTREHYYDSTLA
- the lon gene encoding endopeptidase La, giving the protein MSETDDNIEVIEAAKPLARSDEVLPNVIHLLPVATRPFFPGQGVPLVIDAAHWRATLEAAHEAGHNLIGIVLTRNDDAEQAATQDLHRVGTVGRIHRVQATNGNAQVLVECIQRFEIAKILSGEAPFTARVEYRREPAGKPDPDLKPYSIALINIIKELLPLNPLYQEELRMFLDRFGPDDPSHLADFAASLTTSDKEELQEVLETYPLLPRMEKVLDLLHRELDLAKAQQKIRSAVEDRMQAQQREFFLREQLKAIQQELGISKDDRTAEIDTFRERLVSLQLTDEASARVEEEMAKLAMLETGSPEFAVTRNYLDWITLLPWGRHSADQLDLERARKVLDRDHYGLEDVKRRILEFLAVGIMKGEISGSIILLVGPPGVGKTSIGRSIADALGRQFYRFSVGGMRDEAEIKGHRRTYIGAMPGKFVQAMKSAGTQNPVIMLDEIDKIGASYHGDPASALLEVLDPEQNVDFMDHYLDLRFDLSKVLFVATANQLDTIPAPLLDRMEVIQLSGYIAEEKLQIARQYLLPRQISRAGLKPADLRLSAATLRAIIDSYARDAGVRRLEKQLGKIARKAVVKVLDGAATPIEVSKEDLQTYLGPAVFRDERTLRGPGVVTGLAWTAMGGATLSIEAARAHGFNRGFKLTGQLGDVMRESAEIAYSYVVGHARQLGADPAFFREAFVHLHVPAGATPKDGPSAGITMASALLSLALDKPVRKIAMTGEITLTGEVFPVGGIREKVIAAKRAGLRQLILPEDNRGDYDEIPAYIRKGLTVHFASTFNEVAPLLFGKG
- a CDS encoding MarC family protein, which encodes MIENAILLMLVIDPFGNLPFVLAVTNGISGARYRRLILRETALAMLILAGFAFAGEYILHYLNVERASLTVAGGVILFLISLKMIFRSAAAIFEDNYRDDPVLVPIAVPALAGPSAITTVMVLHGQQQTGAVNLLLALFAVCFVTAVILLLGRRISDYLGQRGIRALEKFMGLLLNLVAVNMILVGIKAFLGPATG